The following coding sequences lie in one Apium graveolens cultivar Ventura chromosome 3, ASM990537v1, whole genome shotgun sequence genomic window:
- the LOC141712536 gene encoding remorin 4.1 produces MMLSDHIAATTSSTSTTTQPADQEHEDDDEQIMSIRDIHALTPPRPPPPRRRETWETSSHQSSLSMASSEGSENFTTISREFNALVLAGSAAENNRNENDHGGGNNGNYNLGMIGEEEEMNPLAIVPDTNPMASPRRQSATTVTGASSSMNNNHSEVSVQRVKKEEVETKITAWQNAKIAKINNRFKREDAIINGWENEQIQKSSSWMKKIERKLEEKRARALEKMQNDTAKAHRKAEERRASAEARRGTKVAKVYEIANLMKAVGRAPSKRKFF; encoded by the exons ATGATGTTAAGTGATCACATAGCAGCTACCACTAGTAGTACTAGTACTACTACTCAACCTGCAGACCAAGAGCATGAAGATGATGATGAGCAAATCATGAGTATCAGAGACATTCATGCTCTGACTCCTCCACGTCCTCCTCCTCCTCGTCGCAGGGAAACTTGGGAAACAAGTAGCCACCAGTCGTCTTTATCGATGGCTAGCAGTGAAGGCAGTGAGAATTTCACTACTATTAGTAGGGAATTTAATGCACTAGTTCTTGCAGGATCAGCTGCGGAAAATAACCGCAATGAAAATGATCATGGTGGTGGTAATAATGGAAATTATAACTTGGGAATGATCGGGGAAGAAGAGGAAATGAACCCTTTGGCAATTGTCCCGGATACTAATCCCATGGCATCTCCTAGACGTCAGAGTGCAACTACTGTTACAGGTGCTTCGTCTTCCATGAATAATAATCATAGTGAAGTGTCGGTACAGAGGGTGAAGAAAGAGGAGGTGGAGACCAAGATTACTGCATGGCAAAATGCTAAGATTGCTAAGATTAATAATAGGTTTAAGCGCGAAGATGCAATTATTAATGGATGGGAAAATGAGCAGATTCAGAAATCCTCTTCTTGGATGAAGAAAATTGAG AGAAAGCTAGAGGAGAAAAGAGCAAGAGCCCTGGAGAAGATGCAGAATGACACAGCAAAAGCACACCGAAAAGCAGAGGAAAGGAGAGCATCAGCAGAGGCAAGAAGAGGAACAAAAGTGGCCAAGGTTTACGAAATAGCAAACTTGATGAAAGCTGTGGGACGAGCACCATCCAAACGAAAGTTTTTCTAG
- the LOC141714402 gene encoding uncharacterized protein LOC141714402: MSILLYLPPGYRPSMVQQLAPRSIDSWAALKSKFQARFSINYKGIKVTASLMTMHQRLGESLRSFLTRFREKIAEIPDLIEQMAVNFQTAGIDKSRHGLLLEEIFEKRPKTLQAAFQIIEHRMMLQEAVSCIQSPKRSSRYERRRSYSPRSPARDRRQERRRSPPSHTVERQPRDRRERDWQPRSRLEKEFTMLNTEKTTILAVLKTELDYRPPRPMKPGRPPSSRYCDYHEDTGHTTEQCFQLSNLIEGKNRRGQLVHYVQREDSPRRHRRVEEDRVIDVIFGGVAAGGLSHNSRKSYAREVFNVNPPTSKRTRTNLSPVISFSDDDYLPGLIEGHQDALVITTRVGNNMVKKMLVDNGSSVDVLYHHAFSRMNLGDRRLENARTPLYGFTRNEVHVVGTVDMPVLFGSPPCQIWKMVKFHVISASSSFNAILGRTTITALRAITSISHLKMKFPTDFGVGEMIGDQATARQCYLTTVSPRKKTDEELEVNQVLDIDPRELIDTSTSNSCSPLEETEDIEVFEGNPDKTTRIGKNLSSDLKKEIMNLIREFSDIFAWVPRDMPDIPEAIARHSLHISKDTRPVRQKQRLFSAEKRAAIDQEVDRLLDAGFIDPVQFPTWISNVVLVKKSNGKWRMCIDYSDVNRACPKDFYPLPNIDQLIDATTGNELLSFMDAFSGYNQIKMDSHDWQQTAFITHRGVFGYKVISFGVINAGATFQQTMDKIFSSHIGRNMLIYVDDMITKSKVASDHVTDLRETFTNARANNMRLNPAKCSFGLTTGKFLGFLVTQKGIEADPAQTKAILEMSKFRSIKDLQKLIGCIAALRRFIPQSSKRSLPFFSAMKKASKSSQFEWNEDCEKKFTELKIFLTNPPVLTRPLTGEPLRVYLSASDETVAAVLVRVDEGNNVPVYYISHSLRDAETRYPQVEKLVYALVVASQLTAWTIELSQFYIEYKPRTAIKAQVLSDFVAECQFKSKTHKPEDDQSRPWLLFVDGSSTSNSGGAGVILISPGGFKIQQALKFGFSTTNNVAEYEALIAGLKLASDLEAEVIDIFGDSQLVSKQISGEFKTHNERMARYLTRTQELLSKFPSWKMSNVDREENQWANSLAKLASSNLPTNLSPTYVDILETPSIDEVSVNQIQARLDWRQPFLEYIIDNKLPEHKSEACTLMFKARN, from the exons ATGTCAATTCTTCTCTACTTGCCTCCAGGGTACCGCCCTTCGATGGTACAACAACTTGCCCCCCGGTCTATCGACTCATGGGCGGCCCTAAAAAGCAAGTTTCAAGCTCGTTTTTCCATTAACTACAAAGGAATAAAGGTCACAGCTTCCCTTATGACAATGCACCAACGCTTAGGAGAAAGTCTCCGAAGTTTTCTAACACGATTCAGAGAAAAAATAGCAGAGATTCCGGATTTAATTGAGCAAATGGCAGTCAATTTTCAGACAGCAGGCATTGATAAATCTCGCCATGGTTTGCTCTTAGAGGAGATCTTTGAGAAAAGACCTAAAACCTTACAAGCAGCATTCCAAATTATAGAACATCGCATGATGCTCCAAGAGGCAGTAAGCTGCATACAGTCTCCCAAACGCTCCTCCAGGTATGAACGACGACGCAGCTACAGTCCGCGATCTCCCGCGCGTGACAGACGTCAGGAACGTCGCCGTTCACCGCCTAGTCATACCGTCGAGCGTCAACCAAGGGACAGAAGAGAGAGAGACTGGCAACCCCGCAGTCGTCTAGAAAAAGAATTTACTATGCTTAACACCGAGAAAACGACCATCTTAGCGGTCCTAAAGACAGAGCTGGACTATCGTCCTCCAAGACCCATGAAACCGGGTCGTCCTCCAAGCTCTAGATACTGCGATTACCATGAGGATACAGGCCACACAACTGAACAATGCTTTCAACTAAGCAACCTTATCGAGGGCAAAAATCGCCGAGGACAGCTAGTGCATTATGTACAGCGGGAGGATTCTCCTCGACGCCATAGACGAGTTGAAGAAGATCGGGTAATTGACGTTATTTTTGGTGGTGTGGCAGCCGGGGGACTCTCTCATAACTCCCGAAAAAGCTATGCTCGTGAAGTTTTTAATGTCAACCCACCGACATCCAAACGTACCCGGACAAATCTGTCCCCTGTCATTTCCTTCTCAGATGATGACTACCTTCCTGGTCTCATCGAAGGCCATCAGGACGCCCTTGTCATCACGACCCGGGTGGGAAACAATATGGTAAAAAAAATGCTGGTCGATAATGGCAGCTCCGTCGACGTCCTATACCATCATGCCTTCTCCCGAATGAACCTCGGAGATCGACGCCTGGAGAATGCCCGAACGCCTCTGTATGGTTTTACTAGGAACGAGGTACATGTAGTGGGGACAGTCGACATGCCGGTGCTTTTTGGTTCTCCCCCATGTCAGATTTGGAAGATGGTCAAGTTTCATGTGATCAGTGCATCTTCGAGTTTCAACGCCATATTGGGACGAACAACGATCACTGCCCTTCGGGCCATTACTTCCATCTCCCATTTGAAAATGAAGTTCCCCACAGACTTTGGTGTAGGAGAAATGATTGGTGATCAAGCGACGGCTAGGCAGTGTTATCTAACCACTGTTTCTCCAAGGAAAAAGACAGATGAAGAGTTAGAAGTCAATCAAGTACTTGACATCGACCCAAGAGAATTGATCGACACATCCACAAGCAATTCATGCTCCCCTCTCGAGGAAACAGAAGATATAGAAGTATTTGAAGGAAACCCCGATAAAACAACAAGAATTGGCAAGAATCTCTCATCAGATCTCAAAAAAGAAATCATGAACCTCATCCGGGAATTCTCCGATATTTTTGCTTGGGTCCCGAGGGACATGCCCGACATCCCAGAGGCCATTGCTCGACATTCGCTGCACATCAGTAAGGACACCAGGCCTGTGCGACAGAAACAACGCTTATTCTCGGCTGAGAAAAGAGCAGCCATCGACCAAGAGGTCGACAGACTCCTCGACGCCGGCTTCATCGATCCTGTGCAATTCCCCACCTGGATATCGAACGTGGTTCTGGttaagaaaagcaatggaaagtggagaatgtgcattGATTATTCAGATGTTAATAGGGCGTGCCCCAAAGATTTTTACCCTTTACCCAATATCGACCAACTCATCGACGCCACAACGGGAAATGAACTCCTGTCCTTTATGGACGCCTTTTCGGGGTATAATCAAATTAAAATGGATTCTCATGACTGGCAACAAACCGCTTTCATCACACACAGGGGAGTCTTTGGTTATAAAGTAATATCCTTCGGAGTAATCAATGCGGGCGCTACTTTTCAGCAGACGATGGATAAAATATTCTCCTCGCATATAGGAAGAAACATGCTAATATACGTCGATGACatgattacaaagtcaaaagttGCCTCCGACCATGTGACAGACCTTCGAGAAACGTTCACCAACGCAAGGGCAAATAACATGCGACTGAACCCTGCAAAGTGTTCATTCGGCCTTACTACAGGTAAATTCTTGGGGTTCCTGGTCACCCAGAAAGGCATCGAGGCCGATCCAGCTCAGACAAAAGCTATTCTAGAAATGAGCAAATTTAGATCCATTAAAGACTTACAAAAGCTCATAGGGTGTATAGCCGCTCTTCGAAGGTTCATTCCTCAATCTTCAAAGAGAAGCCTCCCATTTTTCTCTGCAATGAAGAAAGCTTCCAAATCATCACAGTTTGAATGGAACGAAGATTGTGAAAAAAAATTCACGGAGTTAAAGATATTTTTGACAAATCCTCCAGTTTTAACTCGGCCCTTAACAGGCGAACCGCTACGAGTATATCTCTCAGCTTCCGATGAAACTGTCGCGGCAGTGTTGGTCCGTGTCGATGAGGGAAATAATGTCCCTGTATATTACATCAGCCACTCACTCCGAGATGCGGAAACAAGATACCCACAAGTCGAGAAACTCGTATACGCTCTCGTTGTCGCGAGTCA GCTCACAGCTTGGACCATCGAGTTAAGCCAATTCTACATCGAGTACAAACCTCGAACGGCGATCAAGGCCCAAGTTCTCTCGGATTTCGTCGCTGAATGCCAGTTTAAATCCAAGACACATAAACCTGAAGATGACCAGTCTCGCCCGTGGCTTTTGTTTGTTGATGGCTCCTCGACATCCAACTCTGGAGGAGCAGGGGTCATACTAATCAGTCCAGGAGGATTCAAAATTCAACAGGCTCTCAAGTTCGGGTTTTCCACCACAAACAACGTGGCCGAGTACGAGGCACTCATCGCCGGACTAAAGCTCGCATCCGATCTCGAGGCAGAGGTCATTGACATATTTGGGGATTCTCAGTTGGTTTCCAAACAGATAAGTGGCGAATTTAAGACGCATAATGAAAGGATGGCCCGATATTTAACAAGAACACAAGAGCTTCTTAGTAAATTTCCTTCATGGAAAATGTCAAACGTCGACAGGGAGGAGAACCAGTGGGCCAACTCTCTAGCCAAACTGGCCTCTTCCAACCTCCCTACTAATCTCAGCCCAACATACGTCGACATTTTGGAGACCCCCTCCATCGACGAAGTGTCAGTTAATCAAATCCAGGCTAGGCTCGATTGGCGCCAACCCTTCCTTGAATACATTATCGACAATAAGTTGCCTGAGCATAAGTCCGAAGCCTGCACTCTTATGTTCAAAGCCAGGAACTAA